The following are encoded in a window of Eschrichtius robustus isolate mEscRob2 chromosome 1, mEscRob2.pri, whole genome shotgun sequence genomic DNA:
- the CHST14 gene encoding carbohydrate sulfotransferase 14 — protein MFPRPLTPLAAPNGAEPLGRALRRAPLGRARAGLGGPPLLLPSMLMFAVIVASSGLLLMIERGILAEMKPLPLHPPNREDAVWRGTVPRPGRLSLDAGDSDLQVRQDVRNRTLRAVCGQPGMPRDPWDLPVGQRRTLLRHILVNDRYRFLYCYVPKVACSNWKRVLKVLAGVLDNVDVRLKMDHRSDLVFLADLRPDEIRYRLQHYFKFLFVRDPLERLLSAYRNKFGEIREYQQRYGAEIVRRYRAGAGPSPAGDDVTFPEFLRYLVDEDPERMNEHWMPVYHLCQPCAVRYDFVGSYERLEADANQVLEWVRAPPHVRFPARQAWYRPASPESLHYHLCSAPRALLQDVLPKYILDFSLFAYPLPNVTRESCHK, from the coding sequence ATGTTCCCCCGCCCGCTGACCCCGCTGGCGGCCCCAAATGGCGCCGAGCCCCTGGGCCGGGCGCTGAGGCGGGCCCCCCTGGGCAGGGCCCGGGCCGGGCTGGGCGGGCCGCCCTTGCTGCTGCCGTCCATGTTGATGTTCGCGGTTATCGTGGCCTCCAGCGGGCTGCTGCTTATGATCGAGCGTGGCATCCTGGCCGAGATGAAGCCCCTTCCCCTGCACCCTCCCAACCGCGAGGACGCGGTCTGGCGTGGGACGGTCCCCAGGCCTGGGAGGCTGTCCCTGGATGCGGGGGACTCGGACTTACAGGTGAGGCAGGACGTCCGTAACCGGACCTTGCGGGCAGTGTGCGGACAACCAGGCATGCCCCGGGACCCCTGGGACTTGCCGGTGGGGCAGCGGCGCACCCTGCTGCGCCACATCCTCGTGAATGACCGCTACCGCTTCCTCTACTGCTACGTGCCCAAGGTGGCCTGCTCGAACTGGAAGCGGGTGCTGAAGGTGCTGGCGGGCGTCCTGGACAACGTGGACGTCCGCCTGAAGATGGACCACCGCAGCGACCTGGTGTTCCTGGCAGACCTAAGGCCTGATGAGATTCGCTACCGCCTGCAGCACTACTTCAAGTTCCTGTTTGTGCGGGACCCCTTGGAACGCCTTCTCTCTGCTTACCGCAACAAGTTTGGCGAGATCCGAGAGTACCAGCAGCGCTATGGGGCTGAGATAGTGAGGCGGTACAGGGCTGGAGCGGGGCCCAGCCCTGCGGGGGACGATGTCACCTTCCCCGAGTTCCTGAGATACCTGGTGGACGAGGACCCTGAGCGCATGAACGAGCATTGGATGCCCGTGTACCACCTGTGCCAGCCTTGTGCCGTGCGCTACGACTTTGTGGGCTCCTATGAGAGACTGGAGGCAGATGCCAACCAGGTGCTGGAGTGGGTGCGGGCACCGCCCCATGTCCGATTCCCAGCTCGCCAGGCCTGGTACCGGCCGGCCAGCCCCGAAAGCCTGCACTACCACCTGTGCAGTGCCCCACGGGCCCTGCTGCAGGACGTGCTGCCTAAGTATATCCTGGACTTCTCCCTCTTTGCCTACCCACTGCCTAACGTCACCAGGGAGTCCTGTCATAAGTGA